The Rugosibacter aromaticivorans region ACGCCCAGCGCCAGCGACCAGGGTGCAGTGAGCTGGCCCGAGCCAGGAATGGCCGGGTCGGTATTGGCGTATTGCCGCAGGGCAACTTGCAGGAAGCCATAGACGCGGGTTTGCGAGGTCACTGCAATGGACAGGCCAGGGCTGAGATGGATCGAATAGCCGCCGGAAGCAGGGTTGGCATTGGCGCCGGTATCGCGGCCGCGATATTGCGTATTAAGCTGCAGCAAGGCGCTGGTGGTGCTGGAGAGCGTGCGGCTCAGGCCGAGATTCAGGTTGAGCGTTTTACCGGGCCGGTACGCATCGCGGGTGTCAATCGCCGCCTGCGCTTCGCCGCTGAAGAACCAGTTCCAGCCACTGCCAGGTGTACCGTTGTAGTGATAGGCGCCAAGAATCAGATCGGTGCTGCCAGTACCCGGCTGGGATGAGCGTTCCAGCTTGTAGGGTGTGGTTGGGTCGGCCGGATCGGACGGCGACATGGTTTTGTTGATGGCGCCGGTGGGCAGCTTGAGGCCGAAGCGAAGTCCGCTGCCGGAAAATGGACTGCCGCTGTCGAGCTTGTACTTGCCAACCACGCGGATATCGCCCAGTTGGCTGAACTTGGCTTGCTGGTCAACGGAGGTGCCGGTGATTGAGTCGAGGGTATGCGTGTGGTCGCGGATCATCAGCGGGAGGCCGATAGCAATGTTCCAGCGCGGGTTGATCGCATACTCGAAGTCGGCGCTGAGCACCTGGTTGATGGTACGCTTGTTTTCGAGCTCATCACCGCTGGCGCTGGGCGCTTCTGCATTGATCCTGCTTGACCCGGCGCGCAGTCGGTCGGCTTTGGCCCAGGAGTAGTGCAGATCAAGGCTTAAGCCTTCGTTGTGGGTCAGCCCCTGGGCATCCCAGTGGTTGTCAATCGAGCAAAACGCCGAGCCGCAGGAGGCGTGTGCGCTGATGGCGGTGAGGGTGATGAATGCGCAAAGCAGCCAGCGCTGCGTAGTGGCAGTGATGTTGAAATGCATTTGGAATGCTCCTTTTGAATCTGTCTCTGGATTTGAATCCGTTTTTGGACGACTGCAACTGCTTACGCACGCTGAGTGCGCATGAGCAGGAAATATGCAGTGAACTTGCTGAATGGCGGCAAGGATGCTCAGGGCGTTAACGCCTTGGAGCCGAGCCGGACTTCAGCGTGCAGGAGAGATCAGGTGCGCGCGGGCGGGCCGCGCGGGGGATGCGCCGTCCAGGCAAAGGATGCGGGACGGGCTGAGATAAACGCAGAAAGCGATGCGTGAAAAGTCGGCGCTGGTGATACGGCGAGCGTTGTGTTGGCAAACAACAGTGCACCGCTGGCGACGCACAATTTGCAGCAATCGTGCGTGTTGCTGCTATCTGATGGTGATTGCTTGTCGCCCGCTACGCCACTCCGTGTCGCCTGGGCATTGCTGACGCCCAGCACAGTGCAAATCTCGGCGAAAAACTTTCCATCACTGTCTGACTTGCCTTGATGCGATCCCATCAAACCCATGCTGGCCAAGCTTTGCATGAGCACGGCAAAGACGCCCAGCACGAGGAACAGCCGGGCATGGTGCACGGCTGCGCGATGAAGGAACGAATAGTAGCGGGACGTGAACATGGCGTGTAACTTCCGGCGTGATTCTAACTGGCCCTGGTATTTATTGCTGCGTGATTTTGATGATTGTCAAATTGAGCGCTATTTTATATAGCGTCAAAGTTGGGCAAGGTGCGTTATCCTTCCCACTTTAATTTGCAACATTTCTTGTCTTTGATAGCCATGACGATTGGTACTTTGTTCATCATTGCAGCACCTTCTGGCGCGGGCAAGACCACGCTGGTTAACCGCCTGCTGGCTAACGATGCGCAAGTGCGGCGTTCAATTTCCTATACCACCCGCGCGCCGCGTCCGGGTGAAGTGAATGGGGGTGATTATCACTTCGTTGATCTGCCGCAGTTTATGGCGATGCGCAGTCGGGGCGAGTTTGTCGAGTCGGCCGAAGTGCATGGCAACTATTACGGCACGTCGCGCGCATGGTTAGAGGCACAAATGACGTCAGGCATGGATATGTTGCTGGAGATTGACTGGCAAGGCGCACAACAAATACAGCGGGAGTTTACCGAAGCGGTGGGTATTTTTATTTTGCCGCCGAGCATGGATGAGTTAAAACGCAGGCTGCAACAACGGGCAACTGATAGCCCAGAAGTTATCGCGCGTCGCCTGGCTGCAGCGCGCGATGAAATGAGGCATGTGACCGAGTTTGATTTTGCTATAATCAACAGAGACTTGGATGTGGCACTGGGCGAGCTGACTGCCGCCGTGCGCGCCTCCCGCCTGCGAGTCAAGCGTCAGCTGGCTCGTCATCCCGATGTATTCCGCTTTTTTGAACAGGACTAAACCCCATGGCTCGTGTCACCATTGACGATTGCATCAAGAGAATCCCTAACCGCTTTGATCTCACGCTGGTCGCGGCGTATCGCGCGCGTCAGCTGGCCATGGGCAGCACGCCGCAAGTTGAAGCGGATAACGATAAATGCGCGGTGATCGCCCTTCGCGAAATTGCCGCTGGCAAAGTGGGGGTCGATATTCTGGCCCGCCCGCAAACCACATAACTTATCGGTGCATGGGGTGAGTGTGTCCGCCATGACCCCACCCCTCATGCCGTCTGCGCTGGCCGACAAGTCGATTAATCCAGGCCACCCGCCAAAGCCAGATAACCCGGATAACCATTTCCCGGCATCGCCAGCGCCAGCCAGCTTTTCTGTCAGCCTGTCGGATCTCAACGCGCGTCTTGCTACCTATTTGAGCCCTGAGGATATGGTGCGCGTGGGCGAGGCCTATCTGTTTTCTCAAGCAGCGCATAGCGGCCAGATGCGTGTCAGTGGCGATCCTTACATTTCTCACCCGCTGGCAGTCGCTGCCGGATTAGCCGATTGGCATTTGGATGTGCAGGCGCTGAGTGCCGCGTTGCTGCACGACGTGATGGAAGACACCGACATCACCAAAGAGCAGCTGACCGAACGGTTTGGCAAAGGCGTGGCCGATCTGGTTGATGGTGTTTCCAAGATTGATCGCATCGAGCATCAAAGCTTTGAAGAGGCGCAGGCCGATAATTTTCGCAAGATGCTGCTGGCGATGGCGCGCGATGTCCGAGTGATCCTCATCAAGCTGGCTGATCGGCGACATAACATGCAGACGCTGGGCTCCATGCGGCCAGATAAACGTCGGCGGATTGCCAGAGAAACGCTGGATATTTACGCCCCCATCGCCAACCGGCTGGGCCTGAATGCCTTGTATCGCGAGTTGCAAGAGCTCGCCTTTTGCCATGGACAGCCCATGCGTTATCGGGTGCTGGAAAAAGCCGTCAAGAAGGCGCGGGGCAATCGGCGCGAGGTGGTCAATAAAATTCTTGAAGCGATACGCACGACCCTGCCCAGCGCTGGGCTGGATGCTGAAGTCATGGGCCGTGAAAAGCATCTGTATGGCATTTATCGCAAAATGCGTGAAAAGCAGTTGAGCTTTTCTCAAGTGCTGGATATTTATGGCTTTCGCATTGTGGTGAAGAATCGTTCGAGTTGTTATCTCGCGCTGGGGGCATTGCATGCGCTTTATCCGCCGGTGCCGGGCAAGTTTAAAGACTACATTGCTATTCCCAAAGCCAACGGCTATCAGTCGTTACACACCACATTAATCGGCCCGTTTGGCACACCCGTTGAAATTCAGATTCGCACGGCTGAAATGCACAATGTGGCCGAATCGGGCGTGGCTTCACACTGGCTGTATAAAGA contains the following coding sequences:
- a CDS encoding DUF2946 domain-containing protein — translated: MFTSRYYSFLHRAAVHHARLFLVLGVFAVLMQSLASMGLMGSHQGKSDSDGKFFAEICTVLGVSNAQATRSGVAGDKQSPSDSSNTHDCCKLCVASGALLFANTTLAVSPAPTFHASLSAFISARPASFAWTAHPPRGPPART
- the gmk gene encoding guanylate kinase; its protein translation is MTIGTLFIIAAPSGAGKTTLVNRLLANDAQVRRSISYTTRAPRPGEVNGGDYHFVDLPQFMAMRSRGEFVESAEVHGNYYGTSRAWLEAQMTSGMDMLLEIDWQGAQQIQREFTEAVGIFILPPSMDELKRRLQQRATDSPEVIARRLAAARDEMRHVTEFDFAIINRDLDVALGELTAAVRASRLRVKRQLARHPDVFRFFEQD
- the rpoZ gene encoding DNA-directed RNA polymerase subunit omega, with translation MARVTIDDCIKRIPNRFDLTLVAAYRARQLAMGSTPQVEADNDKCAVIALREIAAGKVGVDILARPQTT
- a CDS encoding RelA/SpoT family protein; its protein translation is MPSALADKSINPGHPPKPDNPDNHFPASPAPASFSVSLSDLNARLATYLSPEDMVRVGEAYLFSQAAHSGQMRVSGDPYISHPLAVAAGLADWHLDVQALSAALLHDVMEDTDITKEQLTERFGKGVADLVDGVSKIDRIEHQSFEEAQADNFRKMLLAMARDVRVILIKLADRRHNMQTLGSMRPDKRRRIARETLDIYAPIANRLGLNALYRELQELAFCHGQPMRYRVLEKAVKKARGNRREVVNKILEAIRTTLPSAGLDAEVMGREKHLYGIYRKMREKQLSFSQVLDIYGFRIVVKNRSSCYLALGALHALYPPVPGKFKDYIAIPKANGYQSLHTTLIGPFGTPVEIQIRTAEMHNVAESGVASHWLYKEDHKISQLQQKTHQWLQSLIELQSDSGTASEFLEHVKVDLFPSEVYVFSPKGKIFALPRGATAVDFAYAVHTDIGDRCVACRINFETSPLRTELKNGDRVEIITAPHAAPNPAWLSYVKSARARFRIRHFLKTQQNEESVALGERLLAHALHEMGVSPAKILPAAWDRFKKESGVRSKRAVLSDIGLGKRLPAIVARRLAEGLDVPATNLTANPPRARQAILIRGTEGIAVQLGKCCRPIPGDPIVGLIRKEQGLVVHTHDCPVLAKLRSERGNWVDVAWDVLPDHLFDVTIRVIVKNARGLLARLAKGIADSNANIIDVSVEDDRDSTMLYFTVQVTDRVHLARILRALRRVPEVLRLARYINPKN